CGTTTTTCTGAAGCTGGTCTTTTAACTGCTCAAACAGTCCGGctaaaattttttataaattcaactattttctctcatggactatatgtaaacatattttatgtgaaatatcttattctagtcagtactaaataaaaaaataacattctttgttttgtatgatccctcttactttggtaaaatagttaacattttgcagattctgcaaggtgtatgtaaactttcgatcGTGTCTGTAAAGAGTGTCATATGGTGTTGCGTGAACTCTAGAGTAACAAAAGGCTGTAAAGAAATGGTTGTGCAGAAAGCCCTTTTATGGGGATGGTCTGGGTACGTTTTATGCAAATGAAGTTTAAATATGTGTATAAATACGGATAATTTATGCAGTTATTAGTGAATGAGACTCATTTAGTCTCTGATCAAAGATCTGAGCCAGATCTGGCAGTTCTTGCTTTAAGATATTTCCCTACTCTTTCAAGTTTAAAATAAAGCAACACTGCTACACAATCAAGGTCAaaatcaatttatttaaaaatcacatttaattTAGTATATACCAATGCCATATACTCCAGAATGAGTTTCCAAATGTTGTTTGGCTCTCTTTGATATGTGAAACTCTCTTTACACTGAAGACATGAAAGGctgctctccagtgtgaactcttaagTGAACCTCAAGGTTTCCCTTGACTGAGAAACTCTtaccacactgagggcaggtgaaaggtttctctccagtgtgaactcttatgtgaatttcaaggtttgctttgtttgtgaaattctttccacagtgatggcaCATGAAAGGCTTCTGTCCAGTGTGAGATATTACATGGTTCTTAAGATGATTGCTGTCCGTGAAACTCATCCCACATTGATAACATTCGCAACAGTTTCGTCTtaagtgaattctcatgtggtgaTTAAGGTTTTCTTTACATCTTAAAGGGTGAAAAGCAATCCAGGGAACGGAGAGCAGTGCTCTTaccattttatataaatgtacatGTAATGTTTATTGAGACACTTACAAAAAGACTTTGGGGTAAATAACAGGTATAATCATATTATGCAGTTTCCTAGATGACTTCTAATTCTCAGATTCTTTTGCTTTTGCTTCACTCAAAGGAATTTCAATTCCATCATAATTATGAAGCAGATCTTCTACAAATCCATCTCATAAACAGACAAAAGCAAGGCAATATATGTGCTGCTAGCAACATGTGTTACTATTAAGGTCTTTAAATAAGgaatcgttcacccaaaaatcaaaattctggCATCattgaaggtctggctatgcgagactagCAGCAAAAGGCATTTTTGTCTCctacagaaaaacagaaaaatgtaaaGATGCACAGATGAGGAAGGTGTGCTAAGGAGTGTTTGGTGTAGGCATAAGAGATGAACCGTTGTCCAACATTGGCAGAGATAATGCATGTGGGGGACACTCAGAATGGGTTAAAGCCTTTCAGAGAGACAGCCATTCAGATGAGACTTGTAGCTGGAACCAGCTTCCTTACGTCACTAGATGAGCTCTAGCATTAGCCATATTCCAATCGTAATTGACAACATGTTTAACAGTGCATTCTCCCACTAAAGATCAAGCAAAGAATGCAGAGCAGTGTTCATTATTTCAATCAGTTTATGTTCTTTAATTTATAGTCTTCAATTTACATTGTGGCATTTCACAGCAGgacaaacatttatttaatattttgtttcgGACGTCAGAAGTTCATATTTGGCCCACTTTCAGCTGCTGTGTGACCGTAGCCGTACTTTTATTTGCAGTTTCATATTTTTCTTCAGGAAGGGGAACAGGTGTCCATAAGGCAGGAATCCAACTCAGGACATCCAAATAGCAACTGCGCTATATGTCGGCGTGTTATCCATAGGCTATTGACGCTGACGTAGCCTTAATTTCACACAGATCCGTAATTTCTGGTGCCATTTTAAATTGCTGAGCCATTTAAATCTCTTTCCACACGAAGAACACTGATAGCGTCTCGCATCTGCGTGACTTTTCAGGTGTATTTTTAAGTGTGATGGCAGAGTACACTTTTTATTCCACTGATCACAATTAAACCGCCTCCCTCCAGAGTGAATGCGCATGTGATTTTTGAAATTGACCCTTTTTCTAAACCTCTTGTGACACTCAGAACACTGGAGTTTCTTTCCAGAATGACTTTGCAAGTGACGTTTCAGGTCTCTTTGGTACGTAAAAcatttttcacactgaagacacacatagggcttctctccagtgtgaagtcgCATGTGAGTTTGGAGGTTGCCTTTAAATCGGAATGTCTTTTTACAGTGAAGACATGTGAAAGGCTTTTTTCCAGTGTGAATGATCATGTGAGTCTTGAGGTTTCCTTTAAGTGTGAAACCTCTTCCACAGTGATGGCacatgaaaggtttctctccaatGTGAGTTTTTACATGCTCCTTAAGGTCATTTTTGTTAGTGAAAGTCTGTCCACACTGATGACATTTAAAACAATTCTCTTTTAAGTGAAACATTGCGTGGTTATTAagagtttttttatgtttgaagcaccttccacactgatcacatttgaaaggtttctctccagtgtgagttctcatgtgatACCTAAGATTTCCTTTATGCGAGAAGCTCTTCTTGCACAACTTACATTTGTAAGGGctttctccagtgtgagttctcatgtggcaATCAAGGGATTCTTTATATGCAAAATTCATTCCACACTGAGGGCACGGatagggtttctctccagtgtgaattctcatgtgagtcTTCAGGCTAGATTTATGACTAAAACCCCTTCCACACTGCTGGCatatgaaaggcttttctccagtgtgcattctcatgtgagtcttaaggtaTCTATTGAATCTGAAACTTTTTTCACACTCCGGGCAtttgaaaggcttctctccgggaTGAATTATTACATGCCTGTTAAGGCATTTCCTGTTAGGGAAAATCATTCCACATCGATGACAGTCACTTGAGTGAACTTTCAGGTGGGAATTAAGGTGTGGTTCACATGcgaaactcattccacactgatcacatgtgaacggcTTGTCTCCAGTGTGAATGTTCATATGATACCTTAAGTTTAGTCCTGATGTAAAgctttttccacacagtttgcaggtaaaaggcttctctccggagTGAGTTCTCATGTGGCTTGTGAGAGCTGATCtttgagcgaaactctttccacattgagggCATGTGTATGGTTTCtcaccagtgtgaattctcatgtggacattAAGGTTTCCTTTCTCAGCATAACTTTtttcacactgttggcaggtgaaaggcttctctccattgtgaattctcatgtgggctTTAAGGTCTTCAggttgattgaaactctttccacactgaaagcaGGAAAAATAACTTGTCGTTTCAACCTTTTGAACTCTTTTTCGCGAGGAAGTCTTTTCAGTCTGTGAGCTTTTAAAAGATTTCTTCCCAATTATGAAATgatgatctttctcttccatttcatgtagtacttcattctcctctttcagtgccatcaggtctactGTGGAAAGAGACAAATAAAAGTTAGCCACAGTTTAATGGGAAACAGCAACAATCTTCACTAAGCCCTAGTGGTCAACTAAACAGCCAATTAGAAGAGACTTGGTCAACTAAATATTCATTTGTCAGTTAGTTGCAGAAAAAAATCATCAGGA
The window above is part of the Garra rufa unplaced genomic scaffold, GarRuf1.0 hap1_unplaced_093, whole genome shotgun sequence genome. Proteins encoded here:
- the LOC141316496 gene encoding uncharacterized protein; protein product: MAFIKEETEDFRIAEVFSLKQEETEEQTVDLMALKEENEVLHEMEEKDHHFIIGKKSFKSSQTEKTSSRKRVQKVETTSYFSCFQCGKSFNQPEDLKAHMRIHNGEKPFTCQQCEKSYAEKGNLNVHMRIHTGEKPYTCPQCGKSFAQRSALTSHMRTHSGEKPFTCKLCGKSFTSGLNLRYHMNIHTGDKPFTCDQCGMSFACEPHLNSHLKVHSSDCHRCGMIFPNRKCLNRHVIIHPGEKPFKCPECEKSFRFNRYLKTHMRMHTGEKPFICQQCGRGFSHKSSLKTHMRIHTGEKPYPCPQCGMNFAYKESLDCHMRTHTGESPYKCKLCKKSFSHKGNLRYHMRTHTGEKPFKCDQCGRCFKHKKTLNNHAMFHLKENCFKCHQCGQTFTNKNDLKEHVKTHIGEKPFMCHHCGRGFTLKGNLKTHMIIHTGKKPFTCLHCKKTFRFKGNLQTHMRLHTGEKPYVCLQCEKCFTYQRDLKRHLQSHSGKKLQCSECHKRFRKRVNFKNHMRIHSGGRRFNCDQWNKKCTLPSHLKIHLKSHADARRYQCSSCGKRFKWLSNLKWHQKLRICVKLRLRQRQ